Genomic DNA from Triticum dicoccoides isolate Atlit2015 ecotype Zavitan chromosome 4B, WEW_v2.0, whole genome shotgun sequence:
GCCTACCCCCAGGTCGCCCCCGAGATCGAGCTCCCCACCCTCGACGGCAAGACCCACAAGGTCCGCAATCACGCTCTCTCTTTCCCGTGCCGTCTACGTCGCCGTGTGTTGTGTGGGTTCTTGGTTGTGGATCGTGATTGTTGGACATGGATGCAGATGTACCGCGGGGGGAAGATCTGCCTCACCGTGCACTTCAAGCCGCTGTGGGCCAAGAACTGCCCGCGGTTCGGGCTCGCCCACGCTCTCTGCCTCGGACTCGCGCCGTGGCTCGCCGCGGAGGTGCCCATCCTGGTCGACTCGGGCATGGTGAAGCACAAGGACGATGAGGCTGCTCCTGCAGATGCCGCTGCTGCGTCTGGCTCTGCCGCTGCCTCTTAGCTGCAAGACAGTTACAGTATGCCTTTTTTGTTGTCGCTGACAGTGACAGTTACAGTATGATGGTTGTCAAGGGGATTGGAGGATTGAAAATCCACTCGGTTGTGGACTAATAAGAGCCAGCAATACCTATACTCTAGTTGTCATGTGCTACTTGCTGTTCCATATTTTGCTGATGAACTGGTTGTTGATTTGAACTGTAGTTAGTTTGTCTGACTTATTTGGTGTGCATCGAAGTAGTAGATTTGCATCCAACATTGATCTTCAAACAAATTTGAACAAATTAATTGCCTCCGCCCTGCTGGATAGCTTAGGTGGATGCTGTTAATTTAGGATGGAACCTGATACTTGTGTTGCGTTAACAGAAGTCTGTTTTCTGTCTCGACAAAGAATAATAAAACTTCAGCAAGATCAGGTGCACAATGTTTTTTGCCTTACCTATACTATACAGGAAATATTAAAATGACTTGGATGTATGACTGTAGCACTGCTACCAGCCTACCATTGTGTTTTTAACACACACTGATATTGAATATGTTCGCTAGAAACCTAAAACTGGTTGAATTGTTGCCTTTTATATTGACTTGATTTTTTCATGATTGGAACAGCGGGATTTGACTTACGGGTTGTTGTGTTATAACTTCATAATTTCTTGGTGCTATACTTTATTTTGAGAGAACAGAGGATTTCATTGATTCATAGGAGAGTTTACAGAGTCAGCAACTACAAAAGGACCAATCTCTGTCCGGACATGCCCCAACCTGAAATTGTTAATACTCTAGCTAACTTGGCAAGCTCATGAGTTGCCTGGTTAAACTCTACCAATTTTAGAAACTTTGAACCTATACAGAGTAGACTTAAGGATGTTGATCTCTCCATATGTATGCCACGGATGGAAACATTTTGGTCTTTCTTTCTGATTGCTTCCACTTCAGCCGAACTATCAGATACCAATATTGCTTCCACTTCAGCCGAACAAGGCATACTGCTCGAGCACTCAGTTTAGGAAACTCCTTACTGGCAGAGTGAAGCCTGAGTTGCATATTCCTTTGTNNNNNNNNNNNNNNNNNNNNNNNNNNNNNNNNNNNNNNNNNNNNNNNNNNNNNNNNNNNNNNNNNNNNNNNNNNNNNNNNNNNNNNNNNNNNNNNNNNNNNNNNNNNNNNNNNNNNNNNNNNNNNNNNNNNNNNNNNNNNNNNNNNNNNNNNNNNNNNNNNNNNNNNNNNNNNNNNNNNNNNNNNNNNNNNNNNNNNNNNNNNNNTATCATTAGATCTGGAAGATATCTACTCAAGAAATTAATAGTAAGAGATCTTACACTCCCCTTTATCGTGAAGCACATCACATAGGAGGTGCCAGGTTCTCGAGAGAATCATGATGATCAGGCCTCTACTATCCTTGCTTACATTCGACAAAAGGATTAGCAGCCAGTCAGGACCAGTGTATTTAAAACAAGCTTCATCAGGACTGCTCCAGGTTTTCCCATCTCCATTCTCAAGGCTCTAGCTTAGTACACTCGACCGTAGcatgaaaactagtttcagcttcaCAGCCACACACACTGCATATGTTGCCAATCTCCAACTTTCTTTTGAATTTATTGTTCTTTGTAGCAAGGTTATGGCAAGCTACTCTCCAGCCGAATATTTTTACCTTATTTGGCACTAGAGCATTCCAAATAAGCTTCCAAAGAAATCTGGTCTCCTCTTATCTTGAACTGGTGCCAGGACTTGTTTGTTGGTTGTAATGCTGATagtatgctactccctccgttccaaaataagtgttttGGTTTTGGTTCACAGAGGgagtataagatgttctaacttttatcTAAATCAGATGTATACATacatgttttagtgtgtttgttcacccaTTTCAacatgttttagtgtgtttgttcatccATTTCAGTCTGTATAtaatccatattgaaatatccaaaacatcttatatttgtgaacggagggagtagtttataagtGCTCCTCACCGAGAAAACATCATTCTTCTCATAGCGCCAAGCTAAGAAATCCTTCTTAGAAGCAATAGGCGGTTTAAGTTGGAGGATTATAGTGGCATCAAGAGAATGGAAGCCCCTATGAATGGTTTGCACATTCCAATTGTTCTCACCTCTATTTGCTAACTGACTGGCCCGTCTGTGCCTATCATTTGTGGAAGCAGATGTGAGCCTTGCCGCACCATCTTCTTTAGCGTTTCGCTGTATTTGTTTTGCACTTGTTTCTCTATTTTTGGGCTCTACTCTTTTATTGCTTTGTGGGCTTTTGTTCTCTACTTATGTCGGGTACCGGTACTGATGTCGGGTATGGATGTGTGTTTGGGTGTGTTGTGCTGCCATTCCGTGTAGCACGGTTGTTCGCTTTGCTGCTGTCTGTTACCGGAATATAAGTCAAGGACAAATAACCTTGCACAACCAAATGCGTGTCCTGACTAATGTAAAGTCTACAGCTGTaatgtattactccctccgttctttttTACAAGACGTTTTGGACAGCTGACATTGAATTGTTTTGTGCTTTGTCTGAATTGTCGTCTAAACGTCTTATAAAAGGGAACATAAGGAGTACAAGCCTATTGAAATCTTTTGTTAATATTGTGCCCTTGAGTGGCAATCTAGTGTATCATCCCAAAAACATTTCAGAATCATGTCAtctaaaatatgcaaataaaattcagtACAGAACCATTAAGACCCATTCCACTGGTTAAAAGTAAGTAGCAAAAAATTGAGCGCCTGGCTGAGAAGTAATTTTGCTCGCAAAAGGCATGTCTTCGGTAAAGATAAATCTTATAACAACTGCACTGCACAATAGCAAGAAGACCCATTTTTCATTTTACTCACAGTTGTCGCAGAAAGAAGATTAACAGAAATTTTCACTTCCTCCATTTCTTGCATTAGCCACCAAGGCATCTCGGATTCGGATCACCAAAACACTCGTAAATGTTCTGACCAGAGGTATGGATACTTCTAGTTCTAGACCTCCAACACAAGAGTAAATAGCATAAAGCTACTACTTTACAGGTTAGGGTTTCAAAAAACTACCAAATTTATATTTTTCGCTGATAACTACCAAGTCAggggtcggctgtttcaaaaaacacAAAACGCTCGGTGCTTTACAATTAATCATCATTATACAGTTGGGGCCCGCATGTAAGAAAACGG
This window encodes:
- the LOC119291605 gene encoding ubiquitin-fold modifier-conjugating enzyme 1-like, encoding MEGWDKGTKSVVGEIPLLSTRAGPRDGDAWRQRLKEEYRALIAYTSVNKAKDNDWFRIAAANPEGTRWEGTCWYVHNLRRYEFPLQFDIPVAYPQVAPEIELPTLDGKTHKMYRGGKICLTVHFKPLWAKNCPRFGLAHALCLGLAPWLAAEVPILVDSGMVKHKDDEAAPADAAAASGSAAAS